ATATGTTATTCAGCAGCTCTATGCCTCAGTTATGTCTGTGCTCTTGTAAATACCAGACGGGCTCCTACTTATATCAGCAAAATAGTAACTGGAATAGCTGGAAAAAAGTCACCCTTGCCAGCTAAATCTTACGCatgactgctttttttttaaataaacggTTGAGGAATTACTTGAGGTTTGTATTTTGGTGGTAAATAAATGACAAGATACAAAATATTAGTGATTACActaaaatcatcatcatcccaATACCGTAAGgatattcttatttattttatattgacccattttcagctGATGACAAATGTAAATAAGTCCAGTAGGAAGCTGCTCGTTGTTTGTGCGTCACCCAATGCCTGGGGGAAAAGGcattgttgttttattcaacaaataaacacattgcaaGTATACATTACAACATCTTCTATGACTTGCAGGAAAGAAACACATTtatgcaaacaaacaaatgctattgatctctctctttttgcaaCAACATATCAGAAAAGTAAATTAATTGTTTACTGTTAACTTCACAACATAACATGgtttcaaatttaaattaagCAGTTTGAATACTTCATTTTTGGTCACAAAAGCAACACAATTCACAACATAACCCCAATAACACtaatattaatgtaaaatatgacaAATGGAATAAATGAATCACGGATGTTTGACAGAGCTATGTTTACTGTGTGGTTTTATGCAACACAGTAAATACAGAATTAATCTTGGACAAATTAAGCAGTCAATAACTCATCAACAACATACTGTGCAGATACATTCAATACATAGAACTGTAtgtcaacatttatttaaaaggccTTCATGGTTAGTAATGATCATGTCATAACATTTATGTTTATAGTGAAACAAAATCACAACCATTTACTttgcacacacaacactgaTAATGACAATTTAGAGCAGTTTTAAGTCAATAAGcaataattacattatttaataaatacaaaacataaataaggttacaccacatacagtatgtgatctATTTAACTATCTTAaatcaaatgcacacacatttgtttCTCTGCTTTTTTGAAGCAAGAAATATTACAGGATATCTTTAGATCTACCCAGTAAAACCCAGTAGTTGTGTTTGTgggttgcgtgtgtgtgtgtgtgtgtgtgtgtgtgtgtgtgtgtgtgtgtgtgtgtgtgtgtgtgtgtgtgtgtgtgtgtgtgtgtgtgtgtgtgtgtgtttgtgtgtgcaagagatggcaaaagtactcacttcccgtactcaagtgtagaagtacagatacttgtgttaaaacaTACTCTAGCAAAAGTAGaattactgatttaacttcttcaagtaaaaataacaaagtacaggcttggatatttacttaaagtgtaaaagtaaaagttttaaatggatgtctgccaataggcctaaaacattacatatttattgtgacagagactggcgACTCcagttaataagattctgactgagtagcaagattaGTAGcaattcaattgtgattctgtgagaattctgTGTATATTCTCATCTtattagattgaatttggtattgatgatgtgAACAATAATTACAGTAACTCCAGTTTAATtgtttgaaacttgttagtgaggactagattaggactgtatttaaagctgattctggttccaactttgccccaggtgtgtctgttacaacacggacggagacaacttctctcttttgatgctttattacaatcaagcaacagtacaaacatgggcGCGGGTAGCTctgctgtgactgtgtgtgtgtgtgtgtgtgtgtgtgtgtgtgtgtgtgtgtgtgtgtgtgtgtgtgtgtgtgtgcgtgtgtgtgtgtgtgcgtgtgtgcgtgtgtgtgtgtgtgtgtggtttcgcaaagaaataaataacattgtaaaggctaccatataCAATGCATTGGAATTGTATATATATGCtagcaaaaaattaaaatattataaattacattatcttaatgcagtgtaactgtgGCATGTAAATAttgcacctaaaatacaaacgtgagcaaGGGCGTTCAACAATCACCATTATATCAAATAAACAGCCAGGGGCAATCTacctaacaggtgaagaacacaaacaacatcactagctaacttactctAAATGTGCCAGAgctagaccaatacaacaacaggcttaaatgaaccaacaacataagttatacgacTTTCTCAAGTATTTGTAACAaagtgtttgtacttcgttacttcccatctctggtgtgtgtgtgtgtgtgtgcgtgtgtgcgtgcgtgtgattcaaagttttttctttttaaacctaCTGTTATAAAGAGTGGTGCTAGAACAAACGGGTGCAAGtcatttttgtccatttatGATTGTGACATCTCTGCGccatgtagcagtgctttggctatgcttccacccaatatagtcccaaatcaatatctgcctaggaaatcgtctagtcttaatctgcagtGTTATTGTAATCTGCATTTGTGGGTTTGTACCCAGGTCACAacaagtaattaggttgttgttgtttttttgttggcacACTTTGACCCATAACATGCTAACTGGCAACACAGgtttccattcactacgctaatcTAAccagactaaaacaatgcatacactgagacaaaaaatgcgttggcccacctatctacagctaggggagaccgtgataagctCTATTTCAACTAACGGTGGCATATTCCTTTAACTGCTGGCCACAACGGAGGTCTGCACACTGTTAGGCTCcaaacaaatagttttttttctctttttctcttttcaagaCAACCTTTGGATCTAAAAGATCCTTCTCAGGTAAATCAAAAGTTcccttaaaattaaaaaaataggggACGCCTCGGTGGCTCACCTGGTGGAGAGTACGCCCCATGTCCAGAGGTCCTGGCCAAGGCGGCCGTTACATCTCGCTTACTGGCATGATTGCCCTTGAGCCACTTTTTGAGCTGTTGTTGTCGTTTCCTTCCTTAGTGTCTGTATGGTGGTCACTTGATGCAATCCGCCTGTGGGATAACCGACGAGACATATGTAAAAGGAAAGTTGTGTTTTCTAATTCAGTCTGTGTGCTTGAAGTCGGACAGAAACTCTTAAGACCCTGGTGAAGATGAATGGTGAAGAGACCATAGGTGATGGGGTCTAGACAAGCGCTGAAGAGGCCAAAGATAAAAAGCATATGTGTCAGTGAATGAGAGACCGTCTCCTCCATTTTTTCAGGAAACAACCAGTACCACAGGCCTAGCAGGTAGTATGGGGTCCAGCAAACAATGAATGACATCACAATGACGATGCTCATCTTAAGAGTCCTCATCCGAGCTTTAGGGATGTTGTTGTGGGAGCGGCGTAGATGAACATCTCTCGACAGCACTGGAAGAGAAGAAAACACCATCTTTGTCACGCACAGTTCCTTGGGTCTCAGACtcaatttccattttttctgAGCAGTTTCCAGAACAGAAGGGAAGTAGTCCAATCACAGAAAAATTAAATCCTTACAGAAATCTCCAAATGTCAAAGGTTTCTGATACCAAATCACAGCAAGGGTTTTTCAATTGTGTTCCTCAAGGTCTTGgtgtcttaaaggagaattccggtcaatttcaacatgtagctctgttgtctgcAAATTTGGAGTGCTTtcagtggagagaaaaacaaaaaactatcgGTGCTGCCTTCATTGTGTTATCCTCTTGCTAActttagcacccaacaggcttcaccaaggcaagttttaaatatgtttttagcctcaaaacatgttcaaaatgtcattaaaagtggctacccatgtgcagtgattccttccgagtaaACACAGGAAATCTgcctgcagtagatgtgaaagaaatgcatgaaagttgtggtAATTCAactctgtttagttcctgtgttgatactgcatgGAGTGCTTTGGGACCGTCAAGTAACTACAACACTAAAAAGAGatataaacatattttcaaaaaaaagcatatgcttatttttttaaagttagggCTGTAATACAACTAGCaagagacaagttataattgaggtaagtttggagacactctcttatttaatcattacattgatagcctacatattttagttttatctcttttctgtgtagtttgtagacagtccctaaacacagctgaattagcacaactttcatttaacatctactgcagtcagattcgctGTGTTCCCTCAGAGGGAATCACTttacatgggtaggcacttttaaggacattttaaacatgctaagaggctaaaaacacatttaaaacttgccctgtttaagccttcTAGGTGCTCACGCTACCATGAGGATAActtggtgtaggcagcaccgattgctTTAGTTTTTCTTGCTATTGACAGCACGCCAATTCATCTTCTGGTTCCCAGCTTTTAGATGCTGTATAACACTTCTATGTGGCATCTATTCTTGACTTGCTATCTCCCCCTAAAGATccactaacccccccccaaaaaaaaatcatacatttggTATCCCTAAAATTTAATGTGGCCCCCACCCTTATTTGAAATGGTCTAGTACCACCACTGTTTAGACTGCAGATTTGAAGAAAACTTGAGACTTACAGTTACTGCGGCTGGATATCTCAATGAGGATTCGTGTGTAACAGAAGATCATGATGACCAAAGGCAGGAGAAAGAGGCACACAAAGGTGAACATGTTGTAGAGGGTCTCCTGCCAGTGCTGGACAAAGCTTCCATGGGTGGTGCACTGGGTGAAGTTCTCCGGGACTGTGATGGTCacattgtgaaatataaaaagctgCATGAAAAGACAAGAAGGGTTTTGACTTAGACCTAGAGTGATAAGTCTACATCAGTCAGACAGATGGATGACAAACACCATCAAGATTGATGCTGGCACATTTGTGGCAAACAAAATTCATTATTCCATCTGCTTTGGGATTATCCAGCTGTTAAAACACTCTGGTCGGAAGTAATATCCCTAATGTCAgagttttttaatgttaaatgtgaCCTACTGTATaaggcttttttttgtaatttctgtcAAATATATAATGTTGCAATGTCAGATGTTTATATTAAACATGgtcaaataatgaggtaaatgacaatgacatttttttttacacgtttTCTATATATATGGTCATCTGCTCCAGACACGCTACAGCAGTGTTTAGATCACATATACTACTACATTCCCTACATGCTAATGTCAGAGAAACCTGTCATCTTGGCTGCAGATGttaatttctccccaattttgATCCCGTTGCTGCTGGAACATTTCCGCTTGTGCAGTTTTTGATTTAGCCTTCATAGGTGATGTTTGACGGTAAATTGTGCTACACTCCATTTCAGTCCACTGCTAACTACATTTTGTACACAGCTTTGTTGAAtactcaattctgattggtgAGTTACAACATTCTACAGTATGTCATTGTTGTATAGCAGACCATTGCTGAGAATTTATAGCTGATTgtgacagatagatagatagatcgatagatagatagatagatagatagatagatagatagatagatagatagatagatagatagatagatagatagatactttattcataccgaaaggaaattttaggcatccagtagcaagacaaccatgacacaacaaacacatatacacacatatatcacacatacataagaataaaaataaaaatcactcacagaaatgcaatgaccatgataaggtgactgtgtgcaatggtgatagtgcaaaagtgaaaaactgaacagtgcagggattgaaaagtgcagtagatcatgttTAAATATTAACTAGGACTatgaaatataaacataataacctataaactgactgattgAATAAGAATATGAACAAAatgtaacagggaataagttataagatgtaagatgtagatgttatgaccacagtCCAGATTGTGCAGGAGGGCTAATGTAGTCTATAGTTGTACAGCAGACAAGTGATATGATGGTAGGGGCTGAGAGAGACAGGCTTATGCTGAAAAGTCAATTTCTCCCCTCCCCTTTGTGTGGTATTGAAGAGCTGGATGGCCCTGGAAACAGAGGACCTCCTTAACCTGTCTGTTGAGCATGACAGTGACAGAAGTCTGCCATTGAACATGCTCCTCTGTTTAAGGAACGTGCTGTGTAGTGGGTTGCTGTCATTGTTCTTGATTGCCAGCATCCTActcattgttagtttttctgcaGTTGCTGTGAGAGACTCCAGCTCAATGCCAACAACAGAGCCAGCTTTCTTTACCAGCGTCTCTCTTCTTAATGCTGCCTCCCCAACACACCACAGCATAAAACAAGATGCTGGCAATGACTGACTGGTAAAATATCCGGAAGAACTTACTGCAGACATTGAATGACCACAGCCCCCTCAGGAAGTGGAGCCAACTCTGCCCTTTGTGACACAGCGCATTTGTGTTGGCtgaccagtccagtttattgtccatgtGTACCCCCAGGTACTTATGTGTGCTGACCACATTGACCCCTTCAATGGAGACTGGTGTCATGTGTGGTTTAGATCTCCTTAAATCCTCCACCAACTCCTTGGTCTTTCCTTTGTTCAGCTGCAGATGGTTGAGCCTGCAACATTGTACAAAGTCATCCACCAGGTTCCTGCACTAGTACTCCTGTCTATCCCTGATACACCCCACAATTGCTGTGTCATCTGAAAACTTCTGCATGTGACATGACTCAGAGTTGTAGCTGAAGTCTGAAGTGTACAGGGTGAACAGGAACAGTGAAAGCACAGTCCCTTCAGGCGCTCCGGAGCTCCAGGCTCAGAGAAACAGTCCTTGAAGTGTTATCCctgttatttacagtatatcactTAAATTCTATGACGCCCTGACCTTATTATGGACCTGTAATTAGTATAACTACATTGTCAGTCATCATTTCTTTTCCATAAAAGTGTTACTTAATTATCTTGCCTCATTATTAATTgcaattcaatcaggagagactgttgcagatatgcaaaactTTATTAGTAAGTTATATGTGaacaatataaaatgtacaacaatatgttatgtacaaagtctttggagattagacacCATcgtataaaatatgttttcaagGGTTAGGGAAACCCAGACATATCCCCCAAAACTTGAAAAGAACTTGGTGATTGAAAGACAAGAAATGAACATACATACCTCATAGACAGCCAAAAATCTGTACAGTgacacaaaaagaaatgtaataaaagtGTAGTCATTTCAGTTAACCGAAAATAAATCTGTGCCAAAGCCAGGTGGCAAAATAAAGAAGCCAGTGCAAATTAAATCTCGGCCAGAAGCCAGTGGACAATTAAATCTTGGCCAAAGGCCGATGGCAAATTACAATTAGAAAAGGCAAAATTACTCTCTGCAATTCAGGCCGGCACAACAATCCCTGCAACCAGGGAACATACTCAACGCCTTCATGTCTGATGCAATTCCGGCCACCTACAAAACAATATCATTAACatacccatatatatatatgtatgtatatatgtatatatatattatatatatatatattatatatatatatatatatatatatatatatatatgcagtcaaacctttaaatgaaaaacaggaaccgaaaaaatgtgaccgctaatgaagtttacttttaacCAACAAAACTCGGCTGTAActccgtgataaaaggaaataacagggagatatttggctgaaaggaggagggtaacatgctctatgttcagacctaagaaagtctgtctatcatcattacACTTGGAGAAAACtagaatgtttcatccgtcccgcgtttcaattgtcccggctctcccctaggCATGAACTGTATCATTGTTGTAGCTTTACAAGTTCCTATGTCCTGCATTACCCGTGCTTAGTTCATTCTGTCTTGGATTTTTGACATTATtctagtttttgttgttttgcttgtACCTGTGTTCCAGTTTCATAAACAAAGCCTTAGAACTGTTTTGACACCACGAAGAGCCTGTGGTTTAATAAAGAGAGATATTTTGTCTTCATCTAGACAGTATGGGTATGAAAGAAATTTAACGCGATTGAATAGTGACAACAGTCTATTATATTCTGATGTTTCCTGATCAGTAGCCTATGGCAGGCTAATTGTTGTCTTGGATAGGCTAGTTATAAGGAATTAAATCTCCATACAGGTCAAGAATTTGTGAAGGATACAGTGAAAGATGTGTGGATGAATGACAGCTGCAACAAAAGAGATTAAACAAACCCAAACCAGGAGGTGTGGAGCCCAGCAGAAGGAGAAGTCAGAGAAAAAACAATCAGACATGACTTGTATATATAGTCTTGGTTGATGCCTACCCAGGTGTC
This genomic stretch from Etheostoma spectabile isolate EspeVRDwgs_2016 chromosome 8, UIUC_Espe_1.0, whole genome shotgun sequence harbors:
- the LOC116694472 gene encoding putative gonadotropin-releasing hormone II receptor isoform X2 — translated: MFTFVCLFLLPLVIMIFCYTRILIEISSRSNLLSRDVHLRRSHNNIPKARMRTLKMSIVIVMSFIVCWTPYYLLGLWYWLFPEKMEETVSHSLTHMLFIFGLFSACLDPITYGLFTIHLHQGLKSFCPTSSTQTELENTTFLLHMSRRLSHRRIASSDHHTDTKEGNDNNSSKSGSRAIMPVSEM
- the LOC116694472 gene encoding putative gonadotropin-releasing hormone II receptor isoform X1, with the translated sequence MQLFIFHNVTITVPENFTQCTTHGSFVQHWQETLYNMFTFVCLFLLPLVIMIFCYTRILIEISSRSNLLSRDVHLRRSHNNIPKARMRTLKMSIVIVMSFIVCWTPYYLLGLWYWLFPEKMEETVSHSLTHMLFIFGLFSACLDPITYGLFTIHLHQGLKSFCPTSSTQTELENTTFLLHMSRRLSHRRIASSDHHTDTKEGNDNNSSKSGSRAIMPVSEM